From the Mya arenaria isolate MELC-2E11 chromosome 17, ASM2691426v1 genome, the window ACAACTTCAGTTGTGAACTACCATAAAGAAATATCGGAGgcaacacaactacaacaagAATATGTTAACGAAGCATTAAAAGCGGATGAATTAGATATTGTTAATGTCAATGATAATGAAATACACGTTTATAAAGATGAAGAGTATTTTGAGCACGTTGAGTCAAAGAGCACACCAATACCTCTAACTCATGATGATATAATGCTGGCTGTAAATGCAAATGAAGACATTGACGATTTATGGATTTCAACAACAACGGCTCTTCCGAGTGAAAACTCGACAGTTGAGGACGAATACAAAGCAGAGGGGCTAGAAGACATTTTTGAAGGAATTGATGGAACACAGAAGCATGATTCAGAAGAAAATAACGGCTTTGACGATGCCGATGAAGAAGTAAACGACATAAATGGTGTTGCGGACGATGGAACATCTGACGAGTTTTCTACTCCACctacaattaaacatatttttgatgaGATGACTGGAGATGAGTCAGACTTGGAAGTAAATAAAAACGACTTAGATGTGCCGACAACTGTAGAAAATCAAATGGATTTAGACAAATTAAATGTCGAATCGCAGCATTTTAGTTCTGTATCCAACACGAACGTTAACAAAATGGATATCAATGATACTAATGGTTTAGATGCTGAGAAAGACAGGCGAGACTTAGGAGAGAGTACATTTGCCAATGATGTACTAAATAGAGAGGATACCAAACCTGGAATGTACGACCAAGGTGAAACCATTCcagatgatgaaaataataacataaacaatatcgaCTTAATAGATGAACTTATGAAACAGCTTAATGAAGATACAGAAAGTAAATAAACTCCACTTGATGGGAATTTGAGTTATTTTAGCTGTTTCTTAAATGCTTGAGTGGAAATGCTATATACACAATTCCCACGTTCCATAATTTTAATGTGTTATTCTAAACtcttatagctgcactctcacagattgaacgttttgacattttttttgtcttggaacgggccaaattttgcgaaaatgcatggaaaccagtaatataagactactgacaaaaatcagatcgtagatatTTGTATATGGGTTcaacaattgatgttttatgcatttttcttaagccgTTTGTAACGgtataagccataaaacataaattttcaaataagattgctgacaaaaaattagatcgcagatttttatatttaagttaaaaaaacaacatgatttatgcattttctttaaaccgttagtaacggtttaagccatgaaacattaattttcgaacggaaatatgaaaatctacgatctgattttttgacagcaatcttttatcattggtttgcagatatttacgcaaaattttgctctttccaaaacaaaaaataaaaaagttgtaaaaacgatatatctgtgagagtgcagctttaaacattggaatgaaaataatttatatacaaaattccCACGTTCCATAATGAATATAACGTAACATTGGATTcttaagtgtttttgttaattattaacaaaatgtaaTTGTCGGGTCTCTAGGCATACATACCACATATAGCGCCTTTAGCTATACGTAATTATCGTTgacaatttattaattattttgtcaacaatcttgcATTGTTTGATTTGCTTGTTTAATAGATGTACAAGATAAAGCAGTGTAGTGTGACAGGTAACCGTTTACAAACCTATAACtgattaggcctaaaaaaatatatgtccgtttcgggtaacccgaccctacctataaaaatgcgccgatcctcactatttttttccgtttctgagcaaaaataatattcgttagcgaatagagagttacgaagggcggataaatgcagattttaatcataattattgttatGACTGCTATgcgcaagaaaacactctgaacttacgatagattttgaaaaaaaatcataaaaaaaaaaaatccctacctagaaattttgggaaggttaccctaaacaaacatttttttggccttattaaaaacaaaccagCATCATTGTAAGACATAGtagttttcaatgaaaaacttATGATACAGCTTTATAATACTATTTATTAGGCtaaacgatttatatacacaGGGTTGATGTTTTGTAAGATATACGAATTTGTGATATCCATTTCACTGTTATAAACTGTAAAAAGATCAGTATGATAGGTTCGATTGTTTCGAAATTTTAACCCGTTTATATCAAACTTCAGCGAAAACACaaggctgggacacaatttcggACAAAATTTGGTGCGCTTTTCTGGAACTTctattaattatcatttaatatattttcaagcataaaataaaaactggtttatttttgtgtaacatcgtaaaatatttcatatattatttcaacatcataagtaaatatttcactggTGACGTATGCACTAGCGACATGTAGATTTTGTTGCTCACTCGCCGagatattataagtatcttctatggccgagagtgtaagataggttcattccgacccgagtgtagggtgttttgcggaaacgaagtttaccgagtttccgcaaaacaccctgcgcgagggtcgggatgaacctatcttacacgagcggctatggttgatgctttttctcccacctcagtttaacaaaattaagtaaaaatgtattttttgctggaactcttttgtgcttagtgaaaataattgcgtatggatatgcgatagcacgtggttgtcatggatatgcgcgaaGTGATTCGGGTTATGTTAACAGTCAATtcgatctttaaatagttcggaGGAGAGtgatttcttgaaatgtgcgtgaaaatgtttaatagtgacatttgaagcgagaaataattaactagcgttcaaAATATTgcgacaaggtttccatgatgctaccgacgacagtcttcaacaagagAGTTAATTATAATGTGACGGccgttaaaaaggagttccatacgggcattttatcttcgcccgtgggcaagataagaatatctagcatggttaaattattggatctacttatctgaggtgggagaaattgcgatcttacactacAACAAACAATTCTCCTCTCAGACTGTATGTTCTAGCTGTTAAAAGtaggtaatatttttttcatgaattatgctttgtttgaaatgttggCACATTGCTTGCTAGAACCGCGCgtcacttatttatttattaattccattaattgttttgatcatgtaatgaggAATACGTTTGTGTTCAAATTTCTTAATCAATGtgttgaatcttgaatcttaaTATTTGCCATATTAAATGTAGATACGTGTGTTCTTACGGGTCATTATCGTTACACTAGACAATATATAGATATGCTTTATCATAtgttttcaaaggaaataaattatatttgtaaaatataccGCGTTTTATATCATACTGTAAATAAAGACACGCACACGTCAAGATGTAAATATAGtgtacttttttaaaatgtatttaataataatatttcaataaaacagatgTGAAAATATTCGCAATAAGATGTTTGTCGGCGAAACGGCAACAATGTCGAGTCTGTCAGCGTTATTAAACAGTTCTGAAAAAGGTTGCCGTTTTCGGCCTTGAATGCAATGGCAACATATGAACATTCGGAGCAACATATGAACATTCGGAGCTAATTTGTTTTGATGTATATATGATTGCAATGCATGAATAcattacagcccggacaagtcAAAATAAAAGGAATTTTGACCAATGACATTTGAGTGTGACCTAAAGACATTCTTGCATGCAAAAAGCTGTTTTCTCAGGGTTGACATTTCTCTGAGTTCAAATCAGGACAAGCCTAAGTAGGACGGTCGTTTGGGCTGGTGGACGGACGGACTGGCGGACGAACGCATGGACGGTCGGACGCCTTTTTATCGAGATGCCATTGTGACAACTGTGTCGAGCTTACCGTCAAAGGGctagaaaataacaaaatgaaacgTCAATATAAAAGCAACACCACTACATATAAAACGCCTATGTGCCGTCATTGGTTACCGTTAACACTATTATACTCAATTCCATGaactttaaacatgtaaatatgtaattTGGCCTCAAGAGGCCAGTTACCAGTGTCATTATGATCTCTTTCTAAGTACATACATTTTTGGACCGGCTATcgtgctcgactcctcgacttaTTTCGGTTAAGAtgcagcgtcagtatattttatatgagaatagaaggaaaaatgttcgggaccaTGCTCCGGCCTCGAGGGACCGctggttctcgaacgaccgcctgTTCGAGCGACCGCAGTTTAActgtacatacatattttttgagTAAATCAAATACGAATGTTTTCTATTTGTAAAATGGAATAAACGTTGTAGTATTTTTAGTATGGATGATAcacaaactcataataattgcTATGAAACAGAACAACTGTTTCTAActgagtttaaaatataaacgtGTAAGATATAcgaagaaatacatttttaataatgacTTTTATATAACACTAGTAACATTtaaactattgaaataaacgTTTTGCGATAATGAGTAAGAAAAGCGACCATATTAAGAACAATCTAAAGATGACTCATTTTCAGTAACGACACCAAAATCCCATGTgtatacatacacaatatatcaatatttaccGTAATTTGAATTACAGTAATACAATGGAAAtgattcggaacacctcggccatttttcataaaaaacaatccacaatgtcagaaatcttaacattttactacgctgcaagtagatcgcgtatagtcatttcaatttagcagttaaactttatgacttaagtCTAAGGAATATTAATCATTTATGTAACAAAACACtccactggcaatcaatttaaactttgtaatacaaaatatactttaaacactacatttatttatttattttgtttaaacttttacgaactacttctacatATGTGCCGGaatacatccgagattgttttctatggaaaatggccgaatAGTTCCGAACGAATGGAAACTACAACTCAAACCGTATGGCCAAACATATTACGAAGATCATGTTAATGGCACAAGGTCTATCGAACACTAAAAAAGTGCTACATGTAAGTGCATGGAGATGTACAATATGTTATGCAAGACTGTACAGTTTAACAATGTCTTGGTCCCCTTGCGTGACAAGTAATTTCTTTTCTCGTGGTTCGAACGCTATTGCTCGCGGATACGTGATGTGTTCCCCAGTTATCAACACCTTCACTCGCTCACCGTTCGGTGATACAACGTGTACACTATTGGATGTTGCACCGCAAACGTAGATGTTTCCGTCGGTATCTAACGCTATTCCTGCTGCGTTCCCCAAATCCATGGCAGAGTAAGCGAAATTCAGTTCTCCCGTTTCCTTCAGGTTCACCACGCACCCAAGACGTTCATCGGACACGTAGATCTGTGATGCTTTGGGTGTGCATGCGACGTAAACAGGTTTGGAGAAGAGAGTAAAACCGTCATCATCGACGCAAACATAGGTCAGCTCTTTTCCACCCATGGAGAGAACTTTCAGATTCGGTGGATCACCATCGTAAGTTACAGTCAAAATCTTTCCTTCAGTGTGACAGATACCAAAGCATGGCTCATCTGTGCCGATTGAACGAACAAGACTCATGAAATTTCCATCTATAGAGACAAACTGGATGCGACATTCTGCGGGGAGGGAAACAGCTACTTCTTTTTCTGTGATTCTGGTAACATCCCATGGTTTCGATGACAGACTTAGTTCAGTAATTGGATTGAAGTTGCTTGTGAATAATTTGAGCTTTCGGTTTGTCCGATCTGCAAGCAGAATTCGGCCATCGGTAAGAAAAAGAGCGCCGGTAAACCAGCAGTCATTTGAATCGTCATCAGATCGGGCACAAAATTCTCCTATCTCATTAGCGTTTTTACCAACAAGTGTATAGGTTGGTTTGACGGCTTTCGCTTTTGTGGTAAAGCTTTGTAATCCCAATGTTGCAGCAAGTTTCGGAGGCGGTGGTAACTTTGCCGGTGTGGTGTTGACATCAATTCGTCCAAACTGGTTCAAGCGTGTCATAATTTGTTTAAGCGAATTATCCAAAGCGATATCGTAATCGACCGCACGAATCCTGGAGCATAAAATTCCAATGCTTTCTTCATAATACTCACACTCAGATTTAACTTTCTCGATTGTGGAGATTACTTGCGAGTTTGAACCATGCTGATCAGCTAGCGTCAGGAATTCCTTCGAATTCACCACACCAGACTGTATATCTCGACATTTATCAACCTCCTGTTTGATCTTTTTCGATTCCTGTTTATGCGTTGCATCAAGAATAGTCTTCAAATCACGTTCCATCTTCTCTAGCTGAGATATGATATGCTTCTTCACATTTATGAATTCATCCATCAGTTTTCCTTTCTTATTGTCAAGCTTCCTGATCAGATTTGATCGGTCTTTAAGAACAATTTCAACGTGCTCTCGGTATTTCTGAAGCGCTGTATCAAGTGACGATATCTCGCCCACTTCCTTTGCTTTCGTAGCGGCATCTGCGACAGGTACCGTTCTTTCACAGTGCTTATGGTTTTCAACAATACACTGCGAGCAACATAACTGCGAATGTGTGTAACAATATCTTTCCATAGTCTTGCCATCATGCAGAGAACAAAATTCTTCTTCAACTTTTAACGAATTAATCGCGTCAGCAAACTGTGCGGTGCTGAGAACCTTATGATTCCTGCAAGATCGCAGACCCTTGTGTGTAAGGGCACACGGTTCACACAAAGCATCCCTGCAAATTTTGCAATATGAATGAACTTGGGCAGACTTTTTGTTCCTTCTACATGGGTCACAAGATTTAGTTCCAAGTTTTAACGAATGAAGGTCTACCAAATCTGCCAATAAATTATTCTCTGGGAAGAGTTCAGCCCATCTATCAGGATTTGTCTTCGGTAGCTGTGGGGTTGTAGCAAATTTCTTGCAACAAGGACATGGAAATCCTTTTGCTCCGGTTTGATACGTCGGTCCTGTTGAAGTAGACAGGTGTTGTGGTTTAGGTCCACCCGCTGCTGTCTTAGTTAATTGAGTAGCCCTTGGTGTTTTGCCGGGCGGAACGGATTTCGAATCAGACTTTCCTTGTTGAGGTGACTTGCTCGGCTTTGGAGATGCACCTTGGGTCGGTGATTTTCCACCATGTGGGGACTTACTTCTTTGACCCGGCTTACCTTTGGCATCGCCAGGTTTTAGGGTATTACCTTGATGGTCCGCTTTCCCAGACGTTTCAGCAGCGTGCCCCTGTTTCGTTGGACTTTCTTTACGGGTAGATTTACCGTGTCCTGCTGTAGGTTTTTGTTCACTCTGTGTTTGCTGTCCACCATTTTGGACATGGTTGCTCAAGCAGTCCGAGCAGAACGAATGAAGACATGGCAACAACCGAGGGTTTGTGTAGTTCTTGGAACAAAGAGGACATGTGATCGTGTCCTCTTGGAACTGATACGATTTGGCTGGTTTACTCATGGCTATACTCTGCAAAGTAAACCCATTTTATAACAgtaagtatataaaaaaaatctgtatttcGCATATGTCGAATGTTCGTTAGCTCGAAGTATTTTCATAGGTCCCAACGACATCGACAAAACGAGTTTGGAttgtaaaacaatcaatttcCTTTATAAATATCAAGATGTATTAAGATGTCTTCTCTTCACATTTGTTCTATTTAATCATGTCTTGTAAGTGTTAATCTCATGACGTTTTCAAACACGAAATATGCCGAGTAGTATGTGACgcatatcatttatattcttatcatatatatgatcattttataaacatgttattaagtttttttctttaaatttctgcaaatataatttaaacttaCGAAAGTCCATTTGTTAATGTTGATATAGATAcgatttaatatttatttccatattgaaataagtaatTTAAACGCACAAACTACATTTCTATGTACTTTAATACGACATCTCTGCTATTCAATAAATCGTCTTTATGaaagtatttgcatttaaacacaGAAGTCAAACCATACCTTCATAGAACGCTGCATGGATGGtggatttttaataaaaagaaagatagaCTTTGATCGTCTTTCAATGAATCAAGTATAAAACCGATATtggaataaaatattaatttgatcaAGTATAAAGGCAGGTTTTATTTCAAGTTGAGTTTTTTGCACGGATTTATATGGTATGAAAATCGAAATACGATGATGAATAGAAGTATTCACTTTTTGCGTAAAATAAGTTAATGTAAAAGAATAAATTAGCATTATACGCTATTGAGCTCGTAGACCTAATGTCAGTAGGAAAATAAGTTTTGATCAATTATTTAATCTTTTATCAGGAGAACAAAACCTACCGTAACCTTTATTTTAACATTGCGGAAGTATTTAAACTGTCATTtcagattttaatttaaaacgtaCCGTGATGAGTCGTATTAACTTCACATTTGCTATAATAGGACAAAATATCAAcgattataaaattataatagttttgcaAGACGGCGACGCTGATAACACTAAGTCTATCAAGCACATCGACCTTTTTCTCCTGGAACCAAACAAGCTTATAAAACGAAACGACCAAGTAGAATATATATTctgctttattgcataaaaaaactttgataacaagaaaacaaccattttttctctcaacaataacattacatgtaattaaaaaataacgcTTAATCAAATGTCCATGAAACAACAAGAAGGAAATAAATACCTAACATGGCATAACTAAAATCCGGGCCGCGGCACGTTGTAACCTAAGTACACTTGCCCGTTTGTTTACAGTAAGTATTTTATAAGTATAAAGTCACAGAGTTGTTGGTTTGTTCATGATGAAACATTCTAAGCTTCAAAAGAGCTTTCAAAGTctatttatcatttaacatCCATTTTGTGAAACtgattaaacatacatgtacaactaaTTTAcgtaatttatgttttatttgtaaataaatggtttattggTAAGTTTATATATGACTACAACGAAGTcaaacaatttttcaatataataatatgttgaTGTTATCTTAACAATGATTCAAGTGTAAGCGGTAAATCAAGTGTACGTGGTAATACAAGTGAATTGTATGCAGCGATTCAAGTGTACGATAATTTAAGTGTACACGACACTTACACGACAATTCAAGTGTACACCATAATTCAAGTGTAGACGATAATTCACGCCTACACGGTACTTCAAGTGATCATGATAATTTACGCCTACGCGGTACTTCAAGTGAACACGAAAATTCACGCCTACGCGGTACTTCAAGTACAGACGATGATTCATAAGTTCGCGGATATTCAAGTGTACGCAGTAAGTGTATACGATATTTTAAATGTACGCGGTAATTCAAAAGTACGCGATATATCAAGTGAGCGCGATATTTCAAGTGTACGCGGTTATTCATGTGTACGCGATACTTTAAGTGTACAGTAAAACCTACTCGCGGTTTTCATAGACATAACATGGATACAATCATACAGCACCGGTTAATAATCCGGGTTTGCAGTAACGCCAATCTTCCTACAACATCATACAACTGTgaaatgacttaaaaaataatcaatataattaaCAGAACGTTAGTTTATTCCAGTGGCAGGAACAGAGAGATTCAACATTAAAAAGgaacaacaaacattttttttaggcTGGTTGAATTAACTATTTGACTccaacgccgcaatgcgacgaaagcaagttttcaatgattgacagaagaacttaaGCCttcgttgtgagattcagttttaacttttttctacttttgtaacagtgaccttgacattgaccccaaatgcaatcccatgacagtcctccataaactttccctacataccaagttttgttactatatgtcaaacctagctaattgtattcaatacaataggtgagtttgacgctgCCATTTCGTCAGTCCGCCCCAAGAACGAAGAACGTCATTCTAATAATCAGATTTGGTTACAACATATAAACCCTAactcaagttattcagtaccaaccgttttactattttcagtaatagtgacattgacctaagggccccaaacgcaatcccattaCAAATccccataaactcttcctatataccaaattttGTCTCAATATGTCAATTCTTACTAAAGCTATTCAGTACAAACCAccttctatttttagaaacagtgacattgacacTTACTTATGGAGcccaaacacaataaaaaaagtctctataaactcttcctatataccaagtttggttgcaaTACGTTTTCCATAACTAAATTTATTAAGTACCAATCATTTTTCTCTGTTTactaacagtgaccttaaccttgaccAAATGGGTGCCAAAagcaatctcatgaaaggtcttcataagCTCTTGTATACCAAATTTGTTCACCATATGTCAAACGGAACTATAATTGATTGATTCTATGTGTGAGTTTGACCCCGCTCTCAAGCGGGCCCACCCTAACAACGGCATAGGCCATAATAATAACCAGGTTTtactttgtgaataaaaaatataaaaaatgtgcctgtcaaaagcaataaaaataacatagtaAAAAATAGCCACTCAAGAGCAATATTTTGTACTTAGGGTTATTATTGAGTAACGTAACCAAATTGTGTGATAGCCCTAATCAACTGTGTGAAGAAATAAGTCAActgaatgaacggtatagaagtaaTCAGTAAAAATCtgaacttgccctaaaacttttacctgacacaatgtgccctaaaactttaacctaagctCCCCCGAAGTCAATCAGaggccattatttgcatttaggataatatggagttatgcaaagtcattgtgtgatggtcctgaacaactttGTGAACTGTTATGACAATTGAATGAAGcttattggagttataagtgaaaaggCCAACTTGCCTTAAAACTGGACGCCGATGCTGAggcgagtagtaaagcctcgttattcttcgaaaagtcgagttaaaaataataaatacatcaaGAACAATAATGGCACATGAAAAACCTGGTACTGTCAATGCCACATTGGGTTGACTTAAGATGAAAGTCAAGAAACAAAACCtggccctaatttctcgaaaaCTCTTACACCAGGATCAAGCTAAGctcacaatttttgttttggttaaatatttctACTTTTTGTTATGTAAAGTACAAGCAAGTAATTTTGcgaatgataaaaaatgttaaaacttataCCTTGTATGCTCAAGATGTTTcgaaaaatatagttttactaTTTGGCCATAAATAAAAGCATAGGTAGAACACAcaaattatatacaaacaaaacaccatttttttcttaaaaatacgACTAGGTGTGGCATTTTAGGACACTCAATTGATTCCctgtttctattttaaatacatCTAAATTCTAAATAAACTGGCCAGCTTGCTAGGCttacaacacaaatacacattAAGTATGAAAAGCGTTGACACTGCTTTATTCAAAGTTTCAATCATCTACCAATAAAGCAAATGGGTTGGAGGAAACAATTGATTCAGTATCAAACTTTGGTTTTAATTGTCTTCCTTCTTGTGACCCTTCAttttcctcctcctcctcctcttctGAAGATGACTCTGCACTTTCATCATCAGCGTCACTAGTAGACTTAGCCTTCTTGGTGTAAGAATTTTGAAGTCCTATGAAAGCTACTGTTTCATCACAAGTTTCCCATTTTTCTGAAATGTACAGATTTTTTAACATcagaaaatcaaaatattagtCTATGTGAGTATATGTTTTCCAAGTATCTGTTAACAGGATATGTTTTAAACCAAATCTTTTCAATATATGAAAGGATTTTCCTCAATTATTTGAAGTATTCCAAAGCAGTACAGTACATGTGCTACTCACATAAATCCATAGTAAAACtatgattaattaaaaaaaaaagtcagTCACCATACAAGGAACTTGACATTTTAAGTGTCCtaaaaatcttaacatttaaaaaaaaatgttcatgtatggtAGTATGCTGATAATCTTATTTGAAAGTACCTTTGTTTTTCCAATATCCGGTTGGATAGAAACACAGACAGATTCTCCCTTCAAGCGCTATTCTGAGCAGGTGGTTGGCAGATCTGTATGCATCCAGACGGGCTGCTTTTGCTGTGACAAATCCTCGCTTCTGGGCCCATGCTGTAAAGGAATGACTTATCAAATGTATCATTACTGATGAATAGTTTACTTTAACATACTTTCATTTAGATGTCATAACTTGTTACTTGTAACAGATAATCAATTTCTTGTCAAACATAGTTGTAATCTTGGACCAATTTATCCTACTCCTAGTTGTAATTGACCAGGAATAGCATATTTTAAACAGAGAAAAGGCAAATACATGCAATGTACTATTATTCCATCTGTAATTAGTTATGCAATCATTtgcaattttaaagaaacactGATGTTActttacaacaattaatttttcatatttatctaaaatatgcTTCTTATCTATCATATCAGAAATAAGTAGAATTTTGCTGTAGTAAAAATAAGGTTCACAAATAAGACAATGGTAAGATACTAAATTACTAGATTTTCTCcttttaataaagtaaaatctAGATTCATAAACTcaatatcattgttatttttaagaacaattcaatacaaaacatatcattgaaataataatatcttaaactgaaaatcttaattaagggatcaatttgaaaaatgtaagagcATTACTTGAAGCTATTCCAACTGTAATATCAACATGTAGATCAAAGCCTAAACAAAAATTCAAAAAGAAATGCTGGACTCTAAGAGAAAAATGAATTTATCCCACATTCAATATGAATCTCAAACAATAGTTAAAGGCCAGAAAAAAATTTGTTGCATAAACCCAAGAtccttgaaaaacaaaacaatatcttttAGTGACTTTATACTCTCGAACGATCTAGATATCATTGCTGTGACTGAGACATGGTTAGGCACATTATAATTTACATTCACAGATATCCAGAGCAGACCACTTGTGGGTCAGGGGGTCAGCATCCTCATCAACAGGTTTTAGCCGTAAAAGTTTAGGTAAGTCCAGTCTCTCTGCTACGTATCCTACCACTGAGAACGGATCACTCACTTGGGATATTGGGTATATGCCACCAAGAATCTGAAAGTAATGCAAACATAagatatcattataaaaataaactagaaatgtgtccataggacacggatgcccccacttcgattttttgtcacagaaaataagccataatgattattcaggataatctgagggccctaactcctaaatgattaaagcgatttccatggctatcgaacttgatcaagatattatggtcacaaacatgtgttaaaagtttggtgaggattggacaaacagttttcaagaattagatcggaaacaatcttcgggacgtatttttcaagtcttttttttgcaaataaagggccgtaactcctaaatgacaaaagcgatttccatggctatcgaacttgatcaagatattatggtcacaatcatgtatgtaaagtttggtgaggattggacacatacttttcaagaattagattggaaacatatatttttgaagtatttttggcaaaaaagggccgtaactcctaaatgactaaagcgatttccatgactatcgaacttgatcaagatattatggtcacaaacatgtgtttaaagtttggtgaggattggacaaacggttttcaagaattagatcggaaacaatcttcgggaatttttggcaaaa encodes:
- the LOC128224546 gene encoding E3 ubiquitin-protein ligase TRIM9-like, whose translation is MSKPAKSYQFQEDTITCPLCSKNYTNPRLLPCLHSFCSDCLSNHVQNGGQQTQSEQKPTAGHGKSTRKESPTKQGHAAETSGKADHQGNTLKPGDAKGKPGQRSKSPHGGKSPTQGASPKPSKSPQQGKSDSKSVPPGKTPRATQLTKTAAGGPKPQHLSTSTGPTYQTGAKGFPCPCCKKFATTPQLPKTNPDRWAELFPENNLLADLVDLHSLKLGTKSCDPCRRNKKSAQVHSYCKICRDALCEPCALTHKGLRSCRNHKVLSTAQFADAINSLKVEEEFCSLHDGKTMERYCYTHSQLCCSQCIVENHKHCERTVPVADAATKAKEVGEISSLDTALQKYREHVEIVLKDRSNLIRKLDNKKGKLMDEFINVKKHIISQLEKMERDLKTILDATHKQESKKIKQEVDKCRDIQSGVVNSKEFLTLADQHGSNSQVISTIEKVKSECEYYEESIGILCSRIRAVDYDIALDNSLKQIMTRLNQFGRIDVNTTPAKLPPPPKLAATLGLQSFTTKAKAVKPTYTLVGKNANEIGEFCARSDDDSNDCWFTGALFLTDGRILLADRTNRKLKLFTSNFNPITELSLSSKPWDVTRITEKEVAVSLPAECRIQFVSIDGNFMSLVRSIGTDEPCFGICHTEGKILTVTYDGDPPNLKVLSMGGKELTYVCVDDDGFTLFSKPVYVACTPKASQIYVSDERLGCVVNLKETGELNFAYSAMDLGNAAGIALDTDGNIYVCGATSNSVHVVSPNGERVKVLITGEHITYPRAIAFEPREKKLLVTQGDQDIVKLYSLA